A single genomic interval of Labrus bergylta chromosome 18, fLabBer1.1, whole genome shotgun sequence harbors:
- the LOC109990538 gene encoding brain-enriched guanylate kinase-associated protein isoform X2: MKKIYIGKTALKTQRNGCKHQKRSSFHDHKDDLRKRLSYTTHKLEMVETEFDSTRQYLETELRRAQEELEKFTEKLRRIQSSYAALQRINQDLEDKMHRTSHHHEEEKRALSREIIVLNNHLMEAKITINKLREDNDLYRKDCNLAAQLLQCSKSHYRAHKMSELPLDFQERISSHMEKHNRGGGATVPVSHSNYADAVPTAVIAKVLEKPEPGNSCPVTRSPSPQPQDGDFLTATESSDHLNRRIAYKTSDLYCSDTALYCPERWQDTERRQSVDLHGPNLLHLHAQNSTDSNPDEEAYHSGSFSHHEPPSPFHHQDEFGTGSLPASSTYSSFSLASDDKGGLSGGCGPTASSTLSSSHQGLYMEWRDGGSGDYGRKSTSSYDKDSPSFPKSLSIQHMVTSRSPQKVTSPAYTRTASCFSEPYHSSTPRLASSRSMGSTTGLGQTRGGALDSPGDVQVPEDDLSSRWRQLSVEDINTFSYHNITGRASPYSFSERQFALGPSNKVKGNLYSSFQEGDDVFHSRALDQCFDLGSPSPSRSAKPMEHRKQEKTSMLYRSKDDSQDSECSLQFLSGSSKAQESSGGATASSSAKKDYVNLSADSSPESLLQSSLEASSLQHYPSPRPSVRPRPSSSSAISIGPALPKKTSPRYQKFGSTGLTRKDSLTKAQLYGTLLN; this comes from the exons CTCTTTCCACGACCACAAGGACGACCTCCGTAAGCGCCTGTCGTACACCACCCACAAACTAGAGATGGTGGAGACGGAGTTCGATTCCACCCGGCAGTACCTGGAGACGGAGCTGCGGCGggcccaggaggagctggagaaatTCACAGAGAAACTACgcag GATCCAGAGCAGCTATGCGGCTCTTCAGAGGATCAACCAGGATTTGGAGGACAAGATGCACCGGACG TCCCACCACCAcgaagaggaaaagagagccCTCAGCCGGGAAAtcatcgtcctcaacaaccacCTCATGGAGGCCAAGATCACCATTAATAAACTCAGAGAGGACAAT GACCTGTACAGGAAAGACTGCAACCTGGCAGCCCAGCTGCTGCAATGCTCCAAGTCTCACTACAGAGCACACAAGATGTCTGAG CTTCCGCTGGACTTCCAGGAACGTATCAGTTCCCACATGGAGAAACATAATCGAGGCGGTGGAGCCACTGTGCCGGTTTCCCATTCAAATTACGCCGATGCCGTGCCCACAGCCGTAATAGCTAAGGTCCTGGAAAAGCCTGAACCAGGAAACAGTTGCCCCGTTACACGCTCACCCAGCCCACAGCCGCAGGATGGAGACTTTCTCACAGCTACAGAAAGCTCCGATCACCTGAATCGCCGCATTGCGTATAAAACATCCGACCTGTACTGCAGCGATACGGCCCTCTACTGCCCCGAACGATGGCAGGATACGGAGCGCAGACAGAGCGTCGACCTCCACGGCCCCAACCTACTCCATCTTCACGCCCAGAACTCCACGGACAGCAACCCGGATGAGGAGGCCTACCACTCTGGAAGCTTCTCCCACCATGAGCCTCCATCACCCTTCCACCACCAAGATGAGTTCGGCACTGGCAGCCTCCCCGCCTCCAGCACTTACTCTAGCTTCAGCCTCGCATCGGATGACAAGGGAGGACTAAGTGGTGGTTGTGGGCCCACCGCGAGCAGCACATTATCCTCTTCCCACCAGGGTTTGTACATGGAGTGGCGGGATGGTGGCAGCGGGGACTATGGGCGCAAAAGCACATCCTCGTATGATAAAGACAGCCCAAGCTTTCCCAAGTCCCTGAGTATCCAGCACATGGTGACCTCCAGGAGCCCCCAGAAAGTCACCTCACCGGCATACACAAGGACAGCTTCATGCTTCAGTGAACCGTACCATTCCAGCACGCCGCGCTTGGCTTCCTCTCGCAGCATGGGATCCACTACTGGACTTGGCCAGACTCGAGGTGGAGCCCTTGATAGTCCGGGTGACGTCCAGGTCCCTGAGGATGACCTAAGCAGCCGCTGGAGACAGCTCAGTGTAGAAGACATCAACACGTTCTCTTACCATAACATCACAGGCCGGGCTTCTCCGTACAGTTTTTCCGAGCGCCAGTTTGCATTGGGCCCCTCCAACAAGGTCAAGGGAAACCTCTACAGCAGCTTCCAAGAGGGGGACGACGTCTTCCACAGTCGTGCACTGGACCAGTGTTTTGATCTGGGATCCCCTTCGCCCAGCCGCAGTGCGAAACCAATGGAGCATCGTAAGCAAGAAAAAACCTCAATGCTGTACAGGTCTAAGGATGACAGTCAGGACTCCGAGTGCAGTCTGCAGTTCCTCTCAGGGAGCTCGAAAGCACAGGAGAGCAGTGGGGGAGCGACGGCGTCGAGCAGTGCCAAGAAGGACTACGTGAATCTGAGTGCGGACAGCTCACCCGAGTCCCTACTCCAAAGCTCCCTCGAAGCATCAAGCCTCCAACACTACCCAAGCCCCAGACCGAGTGTCCGGCCTCGCCCAAGCTCCAGCTCAGCCATTAGCATCGGCCCAGCACTCCCAAAGAAGACGTCTCCAAGATACCAAAAATTTGGCAGCACAGGACTGACAAGAAAGGACAGTTTGACCAAGGCGCAGCTCTACGGTACACTGCTGAACTGA
- the LOC109990538 gene encoding brain-enriched guanylate kinase-associated protein isoform X3, producing the protein MRRKAHKRSFHDHKDDLRKRLSYTTHKLEMVETEFDSTRQYLETELRRAQEELEKFTEKLRRIQSSYAALQRINQDLEDKMHRTSHHHEEEKRALSREIIVLNNHLMEAKITINKLREDNDLYRKDCNLAAQLLQCSKSHYRAHKMSELPLDFQERISSHMEKHNRGGGATVPVSHSNYADAVPTAVIAKVLEKPEPGNSCPVTRSPSPQPQDGDFLTATESSDHLNRRIAYKTSDLYCSDTALYCPERWQDTERRQSVDLHGPNLLHLHAQNSTDSNPDEEAYHSGSFSHHEPPSPFHHQDEFGTGSLPASSTYSSFSLASDDKGGLSGGCGPTASSTLSSSHQGLYMEWRDGGSGDYGRKSTSSYDKDSPSFPKSLSIQHMVTSRSPQKVTSPAYTRTASCFSEPYHSSTPRLASSRSMGSTTGLGQTRGGALDSPGDVQVPEDDLSSRWRQLSVEDINTFSYHNITGRASPYSFSERQFALGPSNKVKGNLYSSFQEGDDVFHSRALDQCFDLGSPSPSRSAKPMEHRKQEKTSMLYRSKDDSQDSECSLQFLSGSSKAQESSGGATASSSAKKDYVNLSADSSPESLLQSSLEASSLQHYPSPRPSVRPRPSSSSAISIGPALPKKTSPRYQKFGSTGLTRKDSLTKAQLYGTLLN; encoded by the exons CTCTTTCCACGACCACAAGGACGACCTCCGTAAGCGCCTGTCGTACACCACCCACAAACTAGAGATGGTGGAGACGGAGTTCGATTCCACCCGGCAGTACCTGGAGACGGAGCTGCGGCGggcccaggaggagctggagaaatTCACAGAGAAACTACgcag GATCCAGAGCAGCTATGCGGCTCTTCAGAGGATCAACCAGGATTTGGAGGACAAGATGCACCGGACG TCCCACCACCAcgaagaggaaaagagagccCTCAGCCGGGAAAtcatcgtcctcaacaaccacCTCATGGAGGCCAAGATCACCATTAATAAACTCAGAGAGGACAAT GACCTGTACAGGAAAGACTGCAACCTGGCAGCCCAGCTGCTGCAATGCTCCAAGTCTCACTACAGAGCACACAAGATGTCTGAG CTTCCGCTGGACTTCCAGGAACGTATCAGTTCCCACATGGAGAAACATAATCGAGGCGGTGGAGCCACTGTGCCGGTTTCCCATTCAAATTACGCCGATGCCGTGCCCACAGCCGTAATAGCTAAGGTCCTGGAAAAGCCTGAACCAGGAAACAGTTGCCCCGTTACACGCTCACCCAGCCCACAGCCGCAGGATGGAGACTTTCTCACAGCTACAGAAAGCTCCGATCACCTGAATCGCCGCATTGCGTATAAAACATCCGACCTGTACTGCAGCGATACGGCCCTCTACTGCCCCGAACGATGGCAGGATACGGAGCGCAGACAGAGCGTCGACCTCCACGGCCCCAACCTACTCCATCTTCACGCCCAGAACTCCACGGACAGCAACCCGGATGAGGAGGCCTACCACTCTGGAAGCTTCTCCCACCATGAGCCTCCATCACCCTTCCACCACCAAGATGAGTTCGGCACTGGCAGCCTCCCCGCCTCCAGCACTTACTCTAGCTTCAGCCTCGCATCGGATGACAAGGGAGGACTAAGTGGTGGTTGTGGGCCCACCGCGAGCAGCACATTATCCTCTTCCCACCAGGGTTTGTACATGGAGTGGCGGGATGGTGGCAGCGGGGACTATGGGCGCAAAAGCACATCCTCGTATGATAAAGACAGCCCAAGCTTTCCCAAGTCCCTGAGTATCCAGCACATGGTGACCTCCAGGAGCCCCCAGAAAGTCACCTCACCGGCATACACAAGGACAGCTTCATGCTTCAGTGAACCGTACCATTCCAGCACGCCGCGCTTGGCTTCCTCTCGCAGCATGGGATCCACTACTGGACTTGGCCAGACTCGAGGTGGAGCCCTTGATAGTCCGGGTGACGTCCAGGTCCCTGAGGATGACCTAAGCAGCCGCTGGAGACAGCTCAGTGTAGAAGACATCAACACGTTCTCTTACCATAACATCACAGGCCGGGCTTCTCCGTACAGTTTTTCCGAGCGCCAGTTTGCATTGGGCCCCTCCAACAAGGTCAAGGGAAACCTCTACAGCAGCTTCCAAGAGGGGGACGACGTCTTCCACAGTCGTGCACTGGACCAGTGTTTTGATCTGGGATCCCCTTCGCCCAGCCGCAGTGCGAAACCAATGGAGCATCGTAAGCAAGAAAAAACCTCAATGCTGTACAGGTCTAAGGATGACAGTCAGGACTCCGAGTGCAGTCTGCAGTTCCTCTCAGGGAGCTCGAAAGCACAGGAGAGCAGTGGGGGAGCGACGGCGTCGAGCAGTGCCAAGAAGGACTACGTGAATCTGAGTGCGGACAGCTCACCCGAGTCCCTACTCCAAAGCTCCCTCGAAGCATCAAGCCTCCAACACTACCCAAGCCCCAGACCGAGTGTCCGGCCTCGCCCAAGCTCCAGCTCAGCCATTAGCATCGGCCCAGCACTCCCAAAGAAGACGTCTCCAAGATACCAAAAATTTGGCAGCACAGGACTGACAAGAAAGGACAGTTTGACCAAGGCGCAGCTCTACGGTACACTGCTGAACTGA